Genomic segment of Prochlorococcus marinus CUG1417:
CCATTTTCAGGAATAAAACCAAATCCCTCTGATCCAATAACAGAATTTGAATTAATTACACAATTATTTTTTAAGGTGGTATTTTCGTAAATAACACAATTTGGATGAATTATATTATTATTTCCTATTCGAACATTGCCTAAAATTGATGATCCAGGAAGAATATGATTATTGTCTCCAATGACAGTATTTTCTCCAATATAGACATTAGGTCCAATATGGCAACCTGTTCCAATTATTGCTGTTTTATCTATAACTGCTGAAGTGTGAATTCCTGGTTTAAAGTTGATAGTTTTATATAAACAATCCAATACTTCTGCAAATGCAATTCTTGGATTTTTAACGATTATGTTTGATATATTTAGTTTCTTTAGGGCACTAACGATTTCATCGTTGTTAGTAGTTATTATTGCTGATGCTTTAGTTTGATCTAATTTTTCTTTAAGAATATTATTTTCTTCTAAAAAAGATATTTGATGTTTAACTGCAGCATCTAATGAGGCAGCATCATCTATATTTAAATCTTCGAAAATTTTGGCACTAATAAAATTTGAATTTCCTTTTTTTATTAGATCAACTAAATCACTTAAAAGCATCTTTCAGTTTTAATATTTTTCTAAGAGAGAGCAAGAACATCTCTATGAACGACAATTATCGAGGAGTTGTTATTTTCTTTATTATTTAAGATACTTCTTAATTTGTCGCTACCTATTGATACTAAACCTTTTGCAACTTCTTTATCATTTGTATTTACGATTTTAACTGCCTGATTAATTGTAAAGTTTCCTTCTACATTTTTAACACCAACCGCTAAAAGCGAGGCACCTTTTTTTTTAATTGCAAAAGAAGCGCCATCATCTAAAGTAATTTTCCCTACTGTTTGAATTGCATGTGAAAGCCAACTTTTTTTGTTTCCAATAGGTTTTTCTATTGGATAAAATAAAGTTCCAATTTTATTATCATTAAAAATTTCAATTAAGTTTTTTTTATTAGTACCATCAACTAGTTGGACTTCGACACCTCCTTTTGTTGCTATTTCTGCAGAAATTAATTTTGTAGAAATTCCTCCTGTTCCCCATTCATTATTTGAGTTTTGAATATTTTTATCTTTAATTTCCTTTAATTCACTATTATGAACTTCTTTAATAGGTTGCGCATCTTTATTATTACGTGGATCTTTTGAGTATAGATTTTCAATATCGGTTAATAAAATAAGCTTGTTAGCATTTATAGCCAAGGCAACTAAAGCAGAGAGGGTATCATTATCTCCATATTTAAGCTCTTCATTTGCTACGGTATCATTTTCATTTACTATTGGAATAATATTCAAATCGATTAATCTTTTTAAAGTTTTAGAAGCGTTATTAAAGGATTCTCGTGAATTGAAATCAGCTTTAGTTATTAAAATTTGAGCAATATTAAAACCTAATTTGTTAAATACTTTATCGTATAAGGACATTAAATTAACTTGACCTACTGCAGCAGTAGCTTGAAGGGTACTTAAATCATTTGGTCTTGTTTTAATATTTAACTTTTGGCAACCTAATCCAACGGCCCCACTAGTTACTAAAATTAACTTGTTTCCTTTTGCAAGAAAACTTGTAAAGGATCTAGAAAGGTTTTCAATAACTTCTTCTGTAGATGTTTCCTCTGTTCCTCTTAAAATACTAGTACCAATTTTTATAACCCAAGTTTTCATTTTAAAAAATGAGAAATTAATTTTTCTATTGTCAAAGTTAAATTAAATTTTATAGGCAAGCCATCTCTATTTAATCTTTTAACTAATATTGTTTTTATATCACATCTATTCCCAACAATAATATCTGTAAAGATTCTGTCGCCAATAATGGCTATATTTTTTGGATCTCTGCCAATTTCTTTAATAGCTAACAAGGTTACTTTTTTTCTGGGTTTTGATGCATTGTATTTATACTTTAAATTTAATTCTTTCGCTATTTTTGCGATTCTTTTTTTTGATGGATTATTACTTATTAGATATAAGGAGAAAAGTTTTTTAGATTCTATGATCCAATTTTTTACAGCTTTTGGGATCATATTTGATCTTCTATTTACTAAAGTCCCATCCACGTCTAGCAATAAAGAATTAATTCCTTTTTTTTGCAACTCAGATTGAGAAATATTATATATTGGTAAGTTTGAATCCCAATTGACTTTTAGGATAGATCTCATTTTTTTTTAAGAACTACTTTTTTCAAGCTCAGTTTCAATCAAAGGTTGAATTTTATCGAACTCATCATCTTCAACCAATAAGACACCTTTGTCTTTTAATTTACCCACAATAAAAAAAGGATCTAGTGGTATATATAAGCCATATTCTTGGTCAAAAAGATTAAAGTTAACGAGCAATTCATAACTCTCACTATCATCATCGACGTAATCTTCTTCTAATTCATCGTAAATTGGTTCTTCAAGTTCTCCTGATACTGTTAATGTAACTGCTGATCTGATAAGTCTTAAATCATGTTCTTGAAGAACTGCTTCAGCATTTTTTAGTATTTGTTCATTTTTATCTATTTTCTCAATTAGTTCAGGTTCATCTTTTTCATTTATCTTAAAAAGACTAACTGGTGTATCAACTGGAGTTAATAAAGCATATTCTTGGCCTTCAACACTTACTAATTGTTCAAGATAACAAAATAGCTCGTTTCCATTTGAGTCATTTAATAAAAGAGTCTGTGCATCATAATTATCATTTAAATTGGCTTCTTTCATTTTAAATTTTTCTATCCTTTTTAATACTAATATTTTATTTGAGGTTTACCAGCTATTTCTTCTAATTCAGGACCTTCTTCGATCCATTGTTCAAGTATTATTTTTGCTGAAAAACTATCAATCAAACCGGACTTATCTTTTTTTATTCCAAATCTATTTGAAGATTCCCAAGTTGAACTATGTTCGTTGACGTAAGAAAATGGAAGCTTTAATTCATTTGAAAGTAATTGACCGTAATTTTTACAGTCTATAGCTTGAGTGGTCATTTGACCTCTCTCATCTAGTGGAATACCCACAATAAACCCAGTCAAATTATATTCATTTATATAATTTCTAATGATTTTAATCTCTTGATTATTTTCAAAACGTTTTACTGCGGGAAGTATATTTGATGTTATACAAAGAGGATCACAATAAGCTAAACCTATTCTTTTGGTACCTATATCCAAACTCAAAATTGACTTGGGTTTGGGTTTGCAAAATTTCACTTTGTTTTTAATGGAAAAGGAGATGGATATGGATTACCTTGTGGACCTAATTTTTCAAAGATTGATTCCAAAGATTGATTTATTATATTTACTTGTTTGGCTTCATTCTTAACTATTGTGTTCCTGATAAGAATTATTTCTTGATTTTTTTCTTCAAGATTGCATTCCTCGAGAAAAAGATTTAATTGAGAATTGTCTTTGTAGGTTTTTAAATATGAAATAGGTGATTTTTCAAAAAATCTTTTTATAAATTCTCTTAATATAGAATTGAATCTCTTATCCCAATATCTACTTATAGTTAAAGTATAAATTTCTTCGTTTTGATAATTTATATCTTTTAAAATGGTACATAAAACTGAATTTTCATATATTAAAGCACCACTTTTAGAGTTATTTCTTTTAAGAATGTCGTCTTGATCAAAATCTAAAATATTTCTTATTAAGGCGGATTGATTTGATCTTATGAAATTCATTATTTTTAATATATTTTGTTTATTAATGTTTTGGAATTCATTAATTAATGCATAAGCATTGATATTTTGCTTTATAGATTTATTTAGATCAGAACCATCCCAAAGGATTATCTCTCCTAACGGCTGAAAGCCTAATTCTCTGGAGGTTGATATGAGGTCAACATTATTGATATCAGCGTTAATGATCCAACTTGAAGTTTTGATGTCTTTTATTGAGATAGATTTTTTTATCAATCCTAAAGTTAATTGTTTATCTGTTAAAGAACACTTGTTGTTAATCAACTTGGGCTTAGATATTTTTAAACAAGTCTCTTTTTTGTTTAAAGGGAAAATATTCAAATAACCAATAATTTCGTTTCCATATATAGCAATTATGCATTTTTTTTTATTTTTCTTTAGGTTATTTAAAAAAATTTTTAAGTCATCAAAGGTGTTAATAATTGCCATCTTTAAAAACCAATTATTCAATTCCTTATTTTTGATATCTATTAAAAGGTTAATGTGTCTTATATGGAGTTCTTCAAAAGTTACTTCCATTCCTTTTTTAGATCGAAAAGAATAAGAGGTATCTTTTTTCATTTACTTTTTTTCTCTTATTAGTACTATAGGGGTTTTTTCATCTCCATTGCCAGCCGGATTAGAAATTAAATTTCTTTTGAGTATTTTATTTACTGCTTTATTTGAACTGGCTAAGACTTTCACACCTCCAAGATCATTAACATCTACTACAGCAACATTTATATTCAGATGGTTCGAGACCTCCCTACAAAATAACTCCGCATTGAGAGGACCCATAACTATACTCTTGTCGTAGGGTGTAACTGTACCGCTTATATCATCAATGAGAGATGATTCTGTACCAGTTAACCTATAAAACATACCTTTAATACCAAATAATTTGAAGAGACATCCAACAAATAGTGCAAAGGTTATTCTTGTGACTCCTATTCTATTTATTAATAATTGCATGCCGCAAGCTGTTGCGAGACTGCTCGTAGGGTGAAAAAAATAACATAAAGCTTTCGAAAATAAACTATATTTTAAATTTTGAGGGGAAATATATCTATTTTGCATAATCGCTAACGGACTCTCACCGATTGTTAAAATATCATTTTTTTCTACAATTTCTTTGCAGTATTCAATCACAGTATTTACTGGGTTATCGAAGCAACCAAGTAAATCAGTTTTAATTGCAAAAGCTTTGTAATTATTATTTAAAGGAATTTCAAAAACTTCTTTTGGCTTTTGTTTTTGACCATCTAAATTAATTAAAAAACAATCCTTATTATTTGAAATACCAAAATGTCCATAGTTCTCCCAAAATACTTTTAACCATAAATATTTTATTTTTTCCCTAAAATTATCATTGCTAAATTTATATATGATTCTTATAAATAATTCTGTATTTGACTTGATAATTGTTGTTGGCCAATAATTATTTAAATTCTTAATTTTATTATTTTCATATATATAAATATCTTCTTGATAGTTTAAATTTTGACAATATTCGTTACCTTTATTTTTAAAAAAATCTAATTCAAAATTTATATTAGATACCATCGTCTCTTTGGTTTTACTTTTATTAGTTATTTTTAAATCAATAATTAATTCGTTTAAACCATCCTTTTTTTTAATTTTGTAATCTATAGGTACCAGATTTAACTTTGATTTTGGTGAGATTTTAATATATAAGTCTGAAACAATTAAAAAAATTAAAAGAACTAAGAGGATATTTATTAATATCATTTTTTAACTAATTTTTGTTTTTATCTTTTTTTTCAGAAATGATACTGTTGTATTCATTAAAACTTTCTACAGAAAAAGTCGTATCTTCTATATCAATTCCTTTTAGTTCTCCTATTACTTTGTTTAATTCATCGATATTAATCATTCCATTTTGATCATATTTAACTTCACCATTACTATTTAAAATAATGGTTTGTGGAATTAATCCGTTCCAATAATAATTAGGTTCATTTCTAAGATCAGACTTTTCTTTATCCTGTAATTCATCAGTTGTTAGAGCAATGATATCTATATTATTTCTCCATATCAAATCTAAACCAGATATTATCGGAGCCATAGCTTTACTATCTGAGCTATCGTCAAGATAAAAAAATAAAACTGAAACTCTTTTATTTTTTAATGATTCCTTAAGAGTTGTCTGGGGAGGAACTATAGCCCCATTACCTGCGTATATAGGAAAGATGTTGCCATCGTAACTATCAGAATCTCTAGAGGCATTTGCTTTATATGGACTTAAGAAAATTAATGCTATTAGGATCCATTGAATTATTTTCATTAAAGTTTAAAAACTTACTTTGAACTTGATCTTCCTAATCCTTGAAGGATCCCTTTCCCGACTAAACCGATAGCTTTGCCAACAACCTTTGTAAGGAAATTTACGAAGAGATTACCGATATATTTTACCGCAACTTCTAACTGCGGTGCTACGGCATCTCTTATCTCGACTAACAATGTAACTTGTTTTTGTAGCCATTCTAGATTCTCTAATTCTTTCTCCCTATTTTCATTTTTAAAGTAACGGGTAAATTTTTTATCGATAATATCAATATATTCTCGTTTACTCTCATACAAATAGATAGGCATATAAATATAGTCATGCCAGCGATTGTAGTTATTAATATTATTTCTAAATCTTTCAAAATTTCTTGTCGATTGTAATTCGGGATTTATGAGTACAGTTCTTAATTCAGGCCAAGAAGAACAAATATTAAAGATTTCAGAAGCTAATAAATTACAGTTCCTTATTGTCCAATTTGAAATTATATTTTCAAGAATCAAAAACGATTCTGTTTCATATAGAGGGAGTAATTTCCCATCATAGTCAAGAGCTTCATTTTTAATAATTGGTTCAATAAACATTATTGATTCATGTGATTCTCTATCTATCTCTTCACAACTTACCTCACTATAGATAAAATCATTTATTGAGATAGATTCGCTTCCTTTTTTTAATCGAAAATAGCTGTCTGTGATATTTGAAATTGTATTAACTTTAAGTTCTTTTATAAGAGAATTTAAATCATCTTTAAAATCTTTCTCCTTATAGTTTTCCTTAATATTTTTTACTAAATTATCTAACTCATCTAACATTTTACAAATTAATCGTGAAATAAATTCTTTCTTTATCCCAGAGAGAATTATTGATGAATTATTAAATTCAACCTGTAAGTTAGTTGAGCTATACCTTTCTTTTAGTCTATCTAGAATTAAATTCCATATTTCTGTTGTGTTTTTATCTTTAATGAATACAGTGTTCTTATTTTCAAGATTAAATTTATTTTCAGTGTAAACTGCCTCTGTATAAAGTTGTAGCGAATTACCCCATAAGAAAATTAGAAAAGATTTTGCAGTAATAAGTTCTCTTAATCTTCCTTTTAAAATGAATTTATAAAATTCTGGTGTTGAATCAGAGTTGACATATTTAAATATATAATTGATTTCAGAATCAATTTGTTTAAGACCTGAAGTTAGAATTTTTTGACTTAAAGAAAGAGGCTTATTTTTGTTTAATTGAACTCGGGAATTATTTTCAATATCAAATACCCTTCCTCCATTTAAAATGGTTTCAATAGATTCAAGAACTTTTTCTGAACTAGGATTTAAAAGAAAACCTTCAGCATTTAACGATGGAGGGGTATTTGCTTCATAAATAAGTTCACCAGAGAGAATTAGAAGAAACTTTGACTCATCATATTTTTCTCTTAATTTTAATAATTCTAACCTTATAAGATCTTCTGATTGGAAATTAAGAACATTCCAAATAACTAAATCTGGAGTTTTATCACCTGTTCCATTATTAAAATAAATATCTAAATTTTGGTCTAGTGATGTTAATTTAAGCGATAAAGATTCTGCTATTAAGCTTGGAGCAATTATCAATATCGATTTTTTTGAAATTAATTCCAAGACTAGATTTCTTATCTCTTATACAAAATTAACTAACAATTACTGCAAACACCAGCCTTAAATCAATTTTTATATTCTTTTAAGCGTAATAATTTCTTTTTAAATCAAAGTCATTTAATCTCTCTGATGACAATACATTATTCGCTTCGTTTATCGTGAATTTTTTTTCATATAGAGCTTTACCTACAATTACTCCAAAAAGTCCATAGTTTTCAAATTTTACTAAAGATAATAAATCAGAAATTGAACCAACACCTCCTGAGGCTATTACTGGAATATCTGTAATTTCAAGTATGCTTTTTATGAATTCTTCATTTGTCCCTCCTAAAGTTCCATCTGTATTTATATCTGTAACAATAAAACTAGCAATTTTAAATGAAGAAAACTCCTTTACTAGATCTGTGGCAAAAATATTAGATTGCTCAAGCCAACCCCTTGTACTAACTTTTCCATCTTTTGCATCTATCCCAACAATTATCCTACCAGGGAATTTATTTGATAAGTCTTTTACTAGTTCTTTATTTTCTATAGCAGAGGTCCCCATAATAACCTTCTCAATACCATAAGAAAATAATTGTTCTATCCTTTCTTGAGACCTTATCCCCCCTCCTATTTGAATAGGTATATTAACTGTTTTTGCAATCTTTTTTATTGATTTATCGTTTGTAGGGAATCCAGTTTTTGCAGCATCTAAATCAACTATATGTATATATTTTGCCCCTTCGCTTTCCCAAAATTTAGCTTGCTCATGCGGCTCTTTTGTGAAGTCTTTTCTTTTATTAAAGTCTCCTTTAAAAAGCCTTACACACTTACCATTCATCAAATCAATTGCTGGTATTAGTTCCATAGAATCATCCTTTTCATTAATTACTTATTAGTAGTACTATTCAATATGTAATTCTATTTAAGATTACTACTTCAGTTAAATATTTTTTGAATATGAAAATTCTTGTAATGGGCGGCACTAGATTTGTTGGTAAGTCTTTGGTTGGAAAGTTATTAAGTAAAAATTATGATATTGATATTTTCACGAGAGGTAATAAAAGTAATCCTGAAAAAACAAATTTAATTAAGGGAGATAGAAATAATTCAGAAGATATCTTCAAGTTAAAAAATAAAAAGTATGATGTTGTTTATGATATTTCTGGACGAGAGTTAGAACAAACCAAACTCCTAATTGAAAATTTAGATAACTCTTTCCAGAGATATATATATGTAAGCTCTGCAGGTGTTTATAAAGATAATTGTGAAATACCCTTATCTGAGGTAGATCCAATTGATCCAGATAGTAGACACATAGGAAAGTTTGAGACAGAAAATTGGTTAAAAAACCAAAAAATTCCTTATACAAGTTTTAGACCTACTTATATTTATGGACCAGGAAATTATAATAAAATTGAAAATTGGTTTTTTGAAAGGTTATTTACTAAAAAATCTATACCAATCCCTGGTGACGGTTCTTTAATTACTCAGCTAGGCCATGTTTCTGATCTAACTGATGTAATGATTAGGTGCATAAATTTTGAAAATTCTAAAAATAATATTTACAACTGTTCAGGCGAAAAAGGAGTAACAATTAAGGGTTTAATTTATTTCTGTGCGAATGTTCTTGGATTAAACCAAAATGAGATTTCTTTAAGAACATTTGATTATCAGAAATTAGATCCTAAATCTCGAAAGGGATTTCCAATTAGATTAAATCATTATCAGACTGATATCTCTAAGATAAAAAAGGATTTAGAGTGGGCGCCAACTTTTGATTTACTTAATGGTTTAAGGGATAGTTTTGTGAATGATTTTAATAATACAAAGCGTGAGGAGTTTGATGAGAATTCAGATAATATTCTTTTTAGTTCTTAAATACCTTAATAAAGTCAAAAAAGTCAAGATGAATCCTAACCAATAAAAAATTAAAGCTAAATTATTCAATAAACTAATTTTTAATGGTGTAAAGAATGTAATTACTGAAATAAAAAAGAAAAATGTTTTATATTTACCTAACATAGATGCTGGTAAACCGTCTTTTGTTGAGTTCCTCAGGCTAGAGATAATTAATTCTCTAAATAAAATTAATGACAAAGACCAGAAGGGTATAAAATTATTTTTACAAAGGAAGGTTAAAGGGATTAAATAGAAGACTTTATCGCTTAAGGGATCAAGGATAGCTCCTAATCTGGTTTTAAGATTAAATTTCCTTGCAATTAACCCGTCAAAATAATCAGTTAAACCTCCAATGATAATTATTATAAAGACATAAAAAGGTCTGTTAATTTCTAAAAAAAGTATTAATGGAAATACGAGGAAAAGGCGAGATATTGATATTATGTTGGGAATATTCAATGCCGAATTTTTAAGTTTTTTGCTTAATAACAAATTAGTTTTTGTATTTAAAAAATATATTACACTCTCAACAAGCTTAAATTTTTAGAAAAATTTTAAATGTTTTTTAATGCTAGATTCTTAAATTTAATTTAAATCTGAATCATAAAGATTATAAACTGAACTTCTCTTTATGAATGATGATGTTTTATATTACAAAATTATTTCTCATATATAATGCAGCCTCATAGCTTAAAGCTATCTCCAGAATCTGATTTGATAAATTCAATTAAAGAATATTCTTTATCGAAGAATTTATACGGGTATGTATCTGGAGTGGTTGGTAATCTAAGAACAGTTTGTATTCAATGCCCCGGAAATCAAGAGATAAATAAATTTGAGGGGAATCTAGAGATAGTTTCTTTAAATGGACATTTTAATAAAGGAGATGTTCATTTACATTTGAGTTTTGCAGATGAGGGATGTAATGTCTTTGGCGGGCATCTTGAGGAGGGATGTATTGTAAAAAAAGGTACTGATATATTATTACTTTCATTTGAACAAAAAATTATTAATATCTCAAGTAATAATTTATTAAAAAAGGAATCACGAGTAAAAGCATATATTTTAAAGGATTGTCCTTGGTCTAAAAGAGCAATTAGGTTGCTGAATTCTTTATCTATCCCTCATGAAATTATTTTAATAGACAATGATGAGAGCTTCCAAAAAATAATGGCTCAAAGTAGCCATAATACTTTCCCTCAAATATTTTTGGATAATAAATTTTTTGGAGGATATGATGAACTTTCAGAACAAGCAAAATTAGATAACTTAATTTCATTTAAGTAATCTAAATTTTTTAACTATCACGATTAGTAAGCTTTTCAGAAACTAATTCTTCCTCTAACTGCTTTATCAACCTTGATACAAGACTTTGAAATTCTGGCTGACAGCCTTTAAATGCTGCTTTATGTCTTATAGGTTCATTTCTAGTTCTTAAATCAGTAAGCATTAATTGTAATGCGTCAATTTTGGGGTTTATTTTCATAGTTTTTTTTTATATATTTACATTTTTTAAATCATTTGCATAGCTTTTTTAAAAGATATCTTTTTATTAACATTCGAACTTGTAATTTCTATTAATTTATTTATGGATTCTTTGTTTTTCAAAGAATCTATACAACATTGCGCAACTAATCGTCTTGGGATTGATCCATTAATTTGAGTATCCTCCTTTGAATAATTTATATTTTCTGATTTAATATCTTCACTTTCCTTTAATCCCCCAGGTCTAATAATAGTCCATTCGAAATTTGTATTTCGTAGAAAGTTTTCACCTATTTTCTTCCAAATAAGAATTAAACCAAACAAGTTTAATGGGTGAAATAATTTACCAGTACAAAGAGAACTAACTAAAATAACTCTTTTAATACCAACTCTTTTGCAAC
This window contains:
- the lpxD gene encoding UDP-3-O-(3-hydroxymyristoyl)glucosamine N-acyltransferase; the encoded protein is MLLSDLVDLIKKGNSNFISAKIFEDLNIDDAASLDAAVKHQISFLEENNILKEKLDQTKASAIITTNNDEIVSALKKLNISNIIVKNPRIAFAEVLDCLYKTINFKPGIHTSAVIDKTAIIGTGCHIGPNVYIGENTVIGDNNHILPGSSILGNVRIGNNNIIHPNCVIYENTTLKNNCVINSNSVIGSEGFGFIPENGKWVKMPQKGGVKIMSFVEIGTNCCIDRPAVGFTFIDEGTKLDNLIQIGHGVKIGKNCAFAAQVGIAGGANIGDGVILAGQVGVNNRVKVGNNVIASSKCGIHCDIEDGKVISGFPAMENKSWLRSSSIFKKLPELAKKLRQLDKQ
- the proB gene encoding glutamate 5-kinase, which encodes MKTWVIKIGTSILRGTEETSTEEVIENLSRSFTSFLAKGNKLILVTSGAVGLGCQKLNIKTRPNDLSTLQATAAVGQVNLMSLYDKVFNKLGFNIAQILITKADFNSRESFNNASKTLKRLIDLNIIPIVNENDTVANEELKYGDNDTLSALVALAINANKLILLTDIENLYSKDPRNNKDAQPIKEVHNSELKEIKDKNIQNSNNEWGTGGISTKLISAEIATKGGVEVQLVDGTNKKNLIEIFNDNKIGTLFYPIEKPIGNKKSWLSHAIQTVGKITLDDGASFAIKKKGASLLAVGVKNVEGNFTINQAVKIVNTNDKEVAKGLVSIGSDKLRSILNNKENNNSSIIVVHRDVLALS
- a CDS encoding YqeG family HAD IIIA-type phosphatase, whose product is MRSILKVNWDSNLPIYNISQSELQKKGINSLLLDVDGTLVNRRSNMIPKAVKNWIIESKKLFSLYLISNNPSKKRIAKIAKELNLKYKYNASKPRKKVTLLAIKEIGRDPKNIAIIGDRIFTDIIVGNRCDIKTILVKRLNRDGLPIKFNLTLTIEKLISHFLK
- a CDS encoding DUF3727 domain-containing protein, which codes for MKEANLNDNYDAQTLLLNDSNGNELFCYLEQLVSVEGQEYALLTPVDTPVSLFKINEKDEPELIEKIDKNEQILKNAEAVLQEHDLRLIRSAVTLTVSGELEEPIYDELEEDYVDDDSESYELLVNFNLFDQEYGLYIPLDPFFIVGKLKDKGVLLVEDDEFDKIQPLIETELEKSSS
- the ruvX gene encoding Holliday junction resolvase RuvX, whose protein sequence is MKFCKPKPKSILSLDIGTKRIGLAYCDPLCITSNILPAVKRFENNQEIKIIRNYINEYNLTGFIVGIPLDERGQMTTQAIDCKNYGQLLSNELKLPFSYVNEHSSTWESSNRFGIKKDKSGLIDSFSAKIILEQWIEEGPELEEIAGKPQIKY
- a CDS encoding thylakoid membrane photosystem I accumulation factor, with product MKIIQWILIALIFLSPYKANASRDSDSYDGNIFPIYAGNGAIVPPQTTLKESLKNKRVSVLFFYLDDSSDSKAMAPIISGLDLIWRNNIDIIALTTDELQDKEKSDLRNEPNYYWNGLIPQTIILNSNGEVKYDQNGMINIDELNKVIGELKGIDIEDTTFSVESFNEYNSIISEKKDKNKN
- a CDS encoding DUF3685 domain-containing protein, with translation MELISKKSILIIAPSLIAESLSLKLTSLDQNLDIYFNNGTGDKTPDLVIWNVLNFQSEDLIRLELLKLREKYDESKFLLILSGELIYEANTPPSLNAEGFLLNPSSEKVLESIETILNGGRVFDIENNSRVQLNKNKPLSLSQKILTSGLKQIDSEINYIFKYVNSDSTPEFYKFILKGRLRELITAKSFLIFLWGNSLQLYTEAVYTENKFNLENKNTVFIKDKNTTEIWNLILDRLKERYSSTNLQVEFNNSSIILSGIKKEFISRLICKMLDELDNLVKNIKENYKEKDFKDDLNSLIKELKVNTISNITDSYFRLKKGSESISINDFIYSEVSCEEIDRESHESIMFIEPIIKNEALDYDGKLLPLYETESFLILENIISNWTIRNCNLLASEIFNICSSWPELRTVLINPELQSTRNFERFRNNINNYNRWHDYIYMPIYLYESKREYIDIIDKKFTRYFKNENREKELENLEWLQKQVTLLVEIRDAVAPQLEVAVKYIGNLFVNFLTKVVGKAIGLVGKGILQGLGRSSSK
- the hisA gene encoding 1-(5-phosphoribosyl)-5-[(5-phosphoribosylamino)methylideneamino]imidazole-4-carboxamide isomerase, with amino-acid sequence MELIPAIDLMNGKCVRLFKGDFNKRKDFTKEPHEQAKFWESEGAKYIHIVDLDAAKTGFPTNDKSIKKIAKTVNIPIQIGGGIRSQERIEQLFSYGIEKVIMGTSAIENKELVKDLSNKFPGRIIVGIDAKDGKVSTRGWLEQSNIFATDLVKEFSSFKIASFIVTDINTDGTLGGTNEEFIKSILEITDIPVIASGGVGSISDLLSLVKFENYGLFGVIVGKALYEKKFTINEANNVLSSERLNDFDLKRNYYA
- a CDS encoding NAD-dependent epimerase/dehydratase family protein; the protein is MKILVMGGTRFVGKSLVGKLLSKNYDIDIFTRGNKSNPEKTNLIKGDRNNSEDIFKLKNKKYDVVYDISGRELEQTKLLIENLDNSFQRYIYVSSAGVYKDNCEIPLSEVDPIDPDSRHIGKFETENWLKNQKIPYTSFRPTYIYGPGNYNKIENWFFERLFTKKSIPIPGDGSLITQLGHVSDLTDVMIRCINFENSKNNIYNCSGEKGVTIKGLIYFCANVLGLNQNEISLRTFDYQKLDPKSRKGFPIRLNHYQTDISKIKKDLEWAPTFDLLNGLRDSFVNDFNNTKREEFDENSDNILFSS
- the pgsA gene encoding CDP-diacylglycerol--glycerol-3-phosphate 3-phosphatidyltransferase, whose product is MLLSKKLKNSALNIPNIISISRLFLVFPLILFLEINRPFYVFIIIIIGGLTDYFDGLIARKFNLKTRLGAILDPLSDKVFYLIPLTFLCKNNFIPFWSLSLILFRELIISSLRNSTKDGLPASMLGKYKTFFFFISVITFFTPLKISLLNNLALIFYWLGFILTFLTLLRYLRTKKNII
- a CDS encoding PCC domain-containing protein is translated as MQPHSLKLSPESDLINSIKEYSLSKNLYGYVSGVVGNLRTVCIQCPGNQEINKFEGNLEIVSLNGHFNKGDVHLHLSFADEGCNVFGGHLEEGCIVKKGTDILLLSFEQKIINISSNNLLKKESRVKAYILKDCPWSKRAIRLLNSLSIPHEIILIDNDESFQKIMAQSSHNTFPQIFLDNKFFGGYDELSEQAKLDNLISFK
- a CDS encoding SDR family oxidoreductase, which gives rise to MKIAITGASGKTGYRISEEAVKKGYKVRQIIRKNSKVPEGLESLETIRVSLDKKGELDKAFEDIDALVIATGARASLDLTGPAKVDALGVYRQLESCKRVGIKRVILVSSLCTGKLFHPLNLFGLILIWKKIGENFLRNTNFEWTIIRPGGLKESEDIKSENINYSKEDTQINGSIPRRLVAQCCIDSLKNKESINKLIEITSSNVNKKISFKKAMQMI